The following proteins come from a genomic window of Elusimicrobiota bacterium:
- a CDS encoding methyltransferase domain-containing protein has translation MNLPRLSLLPTFLREIFSTRVHPREPEPDLVMDDPEAVRAFTHAGRRGGPAEAYYLFYCGRACVALHGARRVLDLGCGPGTQLVQLAELCPDVAFTGVDLSESMLAEARRYAAERGVRNVNFVRGDATRLEFPDHSFDGVMSVMALHHMPTDKELRAVFREIARVRTPGGAVFLVDFGRLKSPFSMLTFAFDKADAQSPLLTLDYERSLRAAFRLEDYRAIAGECLPETTVHSTFKVPMLVVIQTPDRPLPGPLRERLRDKVENLPRDQRRDMDDLRVFLQLGGLDHDPFGGAPAWPLEVYRQWARQRSTGPATRGPRTGLGRWGVAAEVALRIAAHGLRAKFWSWASARVAEHRAEAERKDTAALSRFLQKRLGALKGPLMKFGQMASYLNDRWPPEARAFLASLQDHAPAMNARAIRAHAELSLGNSLEALFTDWEDAPLAAASIAQIHIARRKTGERVVVKVKYPGIESAVRSDLRLLRVLSPWVDRRLRVVSNTRSLLKETSALLAAECDFAKEAENQTLFREAFRDDPALVIPRVHADASSRDVLTMDYIEGRSFVDFRDAASAEEKNRAALAIARFAVTAIHRHAIYNGDPHPGNYLFLADGRVACLDFGFSRRWPAAFINASKRQALAAHDRDLETFTAMARLMGYEFDRTEDYREFLELLRSGPYAPWIEDRDFHYTRSFLHNEMGKVAEFSRRAGRLRLSPEHLIVQRVMWGHHALFADLDARFNLHRVLLPLLRATLPDDPKNS, from the coding sequence GTGAATCTGCCGCGCCTGTCCCTTCTGCCGACGTTCCTGCGGGAAATCTTTTCCACCCGCGTCCACCCCCGGGAGCCCGAACCGGACCTCGTCATGGACGATCCGGAGGCGGTCCGCGCGTTCACCCACGCGGGTCGGCGGGGGGGCCCGGCCGAGGCCTACTACCTCTTTTATTGCGGCCGCGCTTGCGTCGCGCTGCACGGCGCACGGCGGGTCCTTGACCTGGGGTGCGGCCCGGGCACCCAGTTGGTTCAATTGGCGGAGCTCTGCCCCGACGTCGCCTTCACGGGGGTCGACCTCTCGGAAAGCATGCTGGCGGAGGCCCGCCGGTACGCCGCCGAGCGGGGTGTGCGCAACGTGAACTTCGTTCGGGGCGACGCCACGCGGCTGGAATTCCCCGATCACAGCTTCGACGGGGTCATGAGCGTCATGGCGCTGCACCACATGCCCACGGACAAAGAGCTGCGCGCCGTGTTCCGCGAAATCGCCCGGGTGCGGACCCCCGGGGGCGCCGTGTTCCTTGTGGATTTTGGGCGTTTAAAGTCCCCCTTCTCCATGCTGACCTTCGCCTTCGACAAAGCGGACGCGCAATCGCCGCTTTTGACCTTGGATTACGAACGGTCCCTGCGGGCCGCTTTTCGTTTGGAGGATTACCGCGCCATCGCCGGCGAATGCCTGCCGGAAACGACCGTTCACAGCACGTTCAAGGTCCCCATGCTGGTGGTCATCCAGACGCCGGATCGGCCCTTGCCCGGACCCCTTCGGGAGCGCCTGCGGGACAAGGTCGAAAACCTGCCCCGGGACCAACGGCGGGACATGGACGACCTGCGCGTTTTCCTGCAATTGGGCGGCCTGGACCACGATCCGTTCGGAGGCGCCCCGGCCTGGCCCCTTGAGGTCTACCGCCAATGGGCGCGCCAGCGATCGACCGGGCCCGCCACGCGGGGCCCGCGCACCGGGCTTGGGCGTTGGGGAGTGGCCGCCGAGGTGGCGCTCCGGATCGCCGCGCACGGCCTGAGGGCCAAATTCTGGTCGTGGGCGTCGGCGCGCGTCGCCGAACACCGCGCCGAGGCCGAGCGAAAGGACACGGCGGCTCTGAGCCGGTTCCTTCAAAAACGATTGGGGGCGCTGAAGGGGCCGCTCATGAAATTCGGCCAGATGGCGAGTTACCTCAACGACCGTTGGCCGCCCGAGGCGCGGGCGTTCTTGGCGTCGTTGCAGGACCACGCTCCCGCGATGAACGCCCGGGCGATCCGGGCCCACGCCGAACTCTCGCTCGGGAATTCCCTCGAAGCGCTTTTCACGGATTGGGAGGACGCTCCCTTGGCCGCCGCGAGCATCGCCCAGATCCACATCGCCCGGCGAAAAACGGGCGAGCGGGTGGTCGTTAAAGTGAAGTACCCCGGCATCGAGTCGGCGGTGCGGTCGGACCTGCGCCTCCTCCGGGTCTTGTCGCCGTGGGTCGACCGCCGCCTGCGCGTCGTGTCCAACACGCGATCGTTGCTGAAGGAAACCAGCGCCCTGCTCGCGGCGGAATGCGATTTCGCCAAGGAGGCCGAGAATCAAACTTTGTTTCGGGAGGCGTTCCGGGACGACCCGGCGCTCGTGATTCCGCGGGTGCACGCCGACGCTTCGTCCCGGGACGTGTTGACCATGGATTACATCGAAGGGCGCTCGTTCGTCGACTTCCGCGACGCCGCGTCCGCCGAGGAGAAAAACCGCGCCGCGCTGGCGATCGCGCGGTTCGCCGTCACCGCCATCCACCGCCACGCGATCTACAACGGCGACCCGCACCCGGGCAATTATCTTTTTCTGGCCGACGGCCGCGTCGCCTGCCTGGATTTCGGATTCAGCCGCCGGTGGCCGGCGGCGTTCATCAACGCGTCCAAACGGCAGGCGCTCGCGGCCCACGATCGGGATTTGGAGACGTTCACCGCCATGGCGCGCCTGATGGGCTACGAGTTCGACCGAACGGAGGATTACCGGGAATTCCTGGAGCTCTTGCGGAGCGGGCCCTACGCCCCATGGATCGAAGACCGGGACTTCCATTACACCCGGTCTTTCCTTCACAACGAAATGGGAAAGGTGGCCGAATTTTCACGACGGGCCGGCCGCCTGCGCCTCTCGCCGGAACATCTCATCGTTCAACGCGTGATGTGGGGTCACCACGCCCTGTTCGCGGACCTGGACGCCCGCTTCAACCTGCACCGCGTCCTCCTGCCGCTCCTGAGGGCGACGCTGCCCGACGATCCGAAGAATTCCTAA